From Candidatus Neomarinimicrobiota bacterium:
CTAGTAGTTGTAGATCATCATGAATTGAATGGCCACGCCGAACGACGTCAATGCTGCGCCTGACTGGCTCTGACCAGCGGCCAGATCTGAACCTCCGGCGGGACTGCCGGTGAGGATCACGTGCAGGCTGACGGCATCGAAGGTGCGCTGCCACTGGGCGAAGCCGAACGCCTGCCCGCTCTCCCAATCGTAGCCGACAATGCCCATCACCTGGTCGGTGAGGCCCAGGGGCTGCGTGGTGAGGATGTGCGGTTGACCGAACGTCGCGTGATCATTCACGAAGGCTTTCGACGTGTGAAATCGGCGTCGAGCACCCGCCATGTTCCCATCCCTGAACCCCTGGGCTCCACCCTTGCCGTGCACTTCGCTCGGCTGCCTTGTGGGCCTTCCAAGTTAGTCTTCCCTGCGCCCCTCAACGACTACGGCAAGGCTCGTCGGATGTGGCGGAAGGTCTGCCTCCAAGCTGGGCTTCATGACGGGGAGGAAAAACCCAAGCCCAATGCCACACTTCACGACCTGCGCCATACGTTTGGGGTGCACGCGGCACAGTCCGGTGTACCCATCGTGCGACTACAAAAACTGATGGGTCACGC
This genomic window contains:
- a CDS encoding site-specific integrase, with the translated sequence MTERRVIIHEGFRRVKSASSTRHVPIPEPLGSTLAVHFARLPCGPSKLVFPAPLNDYGKARRMWRKVCLQAGLHDGEEKPKPNATLHDLRHTFGVHAAQSGVPIVRLQKLMGHATPHMTLRYMKHAPEAYFDEDAALIAASLSGAAPDREAATRTELARTALKQA